AAGCCTTTTCCCGACACCAGCGGATTGGGATCTTCTATTGGACAAACGACGCGGACGATGCCCGCATTTATCAACGCCTCCGTGCACGGCGGCGTGCGGCCGTGATGTACATGCGGCTCCAGCGAAATGTAAGCGGTCCCGCCGCGGGCACGTTCCCCGGCTTGTTCCAAAGCAATGACCTCGGCGTGGACAACGTTATCGTAAGTGTAAGTTCCCTCGCCCGCGGCCTCGCCGTTCGCGTCCGTGATCACGCAGCCGACAAGCGGATTCGGGCTCACGAGGCCCGTTCCCGCGGCCGCCAATTCAAGCACCCGTCTTGTGTGCTGCAGATCGCGTTCGAAATATTCCATCTAATCGAAAAGCCCGCTCACGTACGCCTCGGGGTCAAACACCATCAGGTCTTCGGCCTGTTCGCCGATGCCGACGTAGCGTATCGGCAGGCTGAGTTCCTTTGAAATGGCGACGGCGATGCCGCCCTTTGCCGTTCCGTCGAGTTTGGTAAGCACGATGCCGGTAACGTCCGCTGCTTTTGTGAATTGCCGTGCCTGTTCCAGCCCATTCTGCCCCGTAACTGCGTCGATGACGAGCAGCGTTTCGTGCGGGGCGCCGGGAACTTCGCGCCCCGCGACCTTTTTCATCTTCTCGAGCTCAGCCATCAGGTTCGATTTGTTATGCAGACGCCCCGCGGTATCGACGATCAACACGTCAGCCTCGCGGGCCTTTGCCGCACGCAGAGCGTCAAACAGAACCGCGGCGGGATCGGTTCCCTCTTTCTGCTGGATTATCTCCACGCCCGCACGTCCCGCCCAGATCTCGAGCTGATCCGACGCCGCCGCACGAAAAGTATCCGCCGCGCAGATGAGAACCTTGTTGCCCTCGGCCTTTATGCGCTGTGCCAGCTTGCCGATGGTCGTCGTTTTGCCGACGCCGTTCACGCCCACGACCATCAGAATGTACGGCTTCGCTTCATCGCCGAACGCCGTCTCCGCCGCGACGCCCTTATCACGGCTGGCGTTCAGGATGTCGAGCAATTCCTTTCTAATTGCGGCACGCAGGGCCGCGATGTCGCCGATCTCCTGTCGCGACACGCCGCGGCGGACGCGGTCGATCACGTGCATCGTCGTCGCCACGCCGATATCGGTCGAAATGAGCATCTCTTCCAGCTCGTCGAGGAATTTGTCGTCTATCTGCCGCCTGCTTTCAAACAGCGTGTCGAGCCTGTCGTTGATCGAATCGCGAGTTTTTGATATCGCACGGGCAAACCGCACGCCCAGTTCCTTCTCGACGGCCTCTTCGTGAGCCTTCAGTTCTTCCATCGAGCGGTCGAGCCCCAAAATAGAGCTCGAATGCCCGTCGTCCATCTTTCTACGCCAAAACGCCATACTGTCAGCGTGGGCTCACGCCCCGCAAACTTTAGAGTATAGATGTTCGCGTCCCCGCCGACAAAAGCCCGCCGGACCGCACGCCTGCCAGCCAGCCAGCCTCTTTGCCCGGTCCGCGTAGCGGACGCGAGAATGTAGCCACGGGTGCAAACCCGTGGAAATGGTGTGATCATTTGTTTCGCTCCCTGAAAGGGAGCAATAATGCCGGCAACCCGTTCGACCCCTTCAGGATCGGATCGGTTTTAACGCAACAACGTGGGGTTGCGGCCTTCGGCCTTACCCCAGGCTATATTCTTTGTCCCCGTTGGGCACGCCGTAATAGGGAGAACCGCATCCGTTAGGAAGTGGCCGCATTTAATTGCACGCCTTGCAGCCTGCGGTCCGACAATTGGCTGCTGCCTGCCACTCGCTCGGGCGGGTGGTTCTCACTTTAGGAATTAAGCTACCAGGCGGTCGAGGAGTGGGTCGTGTTCTGAGGTGGCGGCTTCGGCGGCGCGCTTTTCGGCGAGCTGGCGGATGATTCCCTGCCCGACCTCGCCTGCGTTACAGGCTTCGATCAGGGCTTCGACGACCTCGGATTGATATCGAGTGCCGACGAACGAGCGGAGGCGTTCGAGTGCGGCGCCGAGTTCCATTCCCTTTTGATAAGGCCGGTCAATGGTCATTGCGTCAAAAGTGTCAGCGACCGAGACGATCTTTGCCTGCAGCGGGATCTGGTCGCCGGTCAGGCCCTGCGGATAGCCTTTGCCGTTGACCATCTCGTGGTGCATGTACATGCCGGGCAGGAAATCCTTCATTGCGGGAATCTGCGACATGATCTTGTAGCCGCGGACGGGGTGCTGCTTCATTATCTCGAATTCTTCGTCGGTCAACGCGGCGGGCTTTTTAAGGATGTTGTCGTCGATGGCGATCTTGCCGACGTCGTGGAGCAATGCACTGATGCGCAGCGTTTCTAGTTCGTCCTCGGGCAAATTCATACGACGGCCGATCGCGACCGAAATGCGTGCGACGCGTTCGCTGTGGCCTCGAGTGTATTTGTCTTTGCCGTCGATCGCGGCGGCAAGTGCCTTGACGGTGCCAACGAAAAGCTCGCGGTTCTCTTCCGCCGCCTTTGCAAGACGCGCTATCTGTTCCTCGATCTTGCCGCTCATCTGATCAAAGGAATCCGCAAGCGTTCCGATCTCCGTTACGTTGCGCGAAGCCACACGCGAAGAATAATCGCCTGCGGCGATGCGTTTTGCGGCATCGGTCAGCCGTAGAAGCGGATTCGTCATCGAGCGTGCCAATAAAAGCCCGACGAACATCGCAGCTATCGCGAAACCCAGACTGATAAGCCAAACCTGGCGACGGATGTCTGCAACCGAAGCAAGTGCCTTTGACTCATCCTGCATCGCAACGACACCTACGATCCTGCCCTCGGATATCGAGGCGGTCGAATAGGCCCCGATCATTCGGTGCGGCTTATCGTTGTAAACAGCGTCGAATGGAACCAACGCCGACTGCACGATACGGCCTGACTCAAGCCATTCGGAAACGATCTTAAGGTCCGTGAACCTACGGCCTGACGAAGCCGCCGAATTGTCCGGATGGAACACGGCTTCGCCTTTGTCATCAACGACAAAGACTATGGGCAGGCCACTTTCCCAAAGCTGCTGTTCAGATATGGAAGTGAATCCAACTATGTCGCCCGCAAGCCGTTTTGCGGAAATGGCGGTTACAATTCGAATGGCAGGCCGCCCTGCGCCGGATGTTTCAACCGCAAATGTAAGTACCGGATGGCCGCTGCTCTCGATCGTATGCGGACGGCCCACCGTCAACTCAGTTTTTGCGGAAGCGGCATCATTCGCCAATGTGTTCAATGTGACCCCGTCCAATATTTCAGGTCGAAAGACCGATATCGGGATCTCTCGGTCGGAACTGATGTGAATGCCCGCGATCTCGGGGTTTTCGCGAAGCATTGAACTCAATGTGTCAGCCAGTTGGTCAGATTCGGAAAGGAAGGGATCGTCGCCGAGTTCGATCGCGGTTTTAAGGTTATACACCGTCGAACGTGCGCGTTCCGCGAATATCTCGATCCGGCGGGCTTTTTCCTGCACCAGCTGGATCTGATAGCGGTTCTCCGCCGCCCTCAACTCGCTTCCCGATCGGTCGGAAAGCATCCAGCCCGTTAGGACGAGCGGAACTAAACCGACTA
This sequence is a window from Acidobacteriota bacterium. Protein-coding genes within it:
- the ftsY gene encoding signal recognition particle-docking protein FtsY; its protein translation is MEELKAHEEAVEKELGVRFARAISKTRDSINDRLDTLFESRRQIDDKFLDELEEMLISTDIGVATTMHVIDRVRRGVSRQEIGDIAALRAAIRKELLDILNASRDKGVAAETAFGDEAKPYILMVVGVNGVGKTTTIGKLAQRIKAEGNKVLICAADTFRAAASDQLEIWAGRAGVEIIQQKEGTDPAAVLFDALRAAKAREADVLIVDTAGRLHNKSNLMAELEKMKKVAGREVPGAPHETLLVIDAVTGQNGLEQARQFTKAADVTGIVLTKLDGTAKGGIAVAISKELSLPIRYVGIGEQAEDLMVFDPEAYVSGLFD
- a CDS encoding HD domain-containing protein; protein product: MPSTDRKISLRYLVLLTLLLVGLVPLVLTGWMLSDRSGSELRAAENRYQIQLVQEKARRIEIFAERARSTVYNLKTAIELGDDPFLSESDQLADTLSSMLRENPEIAGIHISSDREIPISVFRPEILDGVTLNTLANDAASAKTELTVGRPHTIESSGHPVLTFAVETSGAGRPAIRIVTAISAKRLAGDIVGFTSISEQQLWESGLPIVFVVDDKGEAVFHPDNSAASSGRRFTDLKIVSEWLESGRIVQSALVPFDAVYNDKPHRMIGAYSTASISEGRIVGVVAMQDESKALASVADIRRQVWLISLGFAIAAMFVGLLLARSMTNPLLRLTDAAKRIAAGDYSSRVASRNVTEIGTLADSFDQMSGKIEEQIARLAKAAEENRELFVGTVKALAAAIDGKDKYTRGHSERVARISVAIGRRMNLPEDELETLRISALLHDVGKIAIDDNILKKPAALTDEEFEIMKQHPVRGYKIMSQIPAMKDFLPGMYMHHEMVNGKGYPQGLTGDQIPLQAKIVSVADTFDAMTIDRPYQKGMELGAALERLRSFVGTRYQSEVVEALIEACNAGEVGQGIIRQLAEKRAAEAATSEHDPLLDRLVA